A genomic window from Cricetulus griseus strain 17A/GY chromosome 4, alternate assembly CriGri-PICRH-1.0, whole genome shotgun sequence includes:
- the Med15 gene encoding mediator of RNA polymerase II transcription subunit 15 isoform X3: protein MDVSGQETDWRSAAFRQKLVSQIEDAMRKAGVAHSKSSKDMESHVFLKAKTRDEYLSLVARLIIHFRDIHNKKSQASVSDPMNALQSLTGGPTPGAAGIGMPPRGPGQSLGGMGGLGAMGQPMPISGQPPPGTSGMAPHGMAVVSTATPQTQLQLQQVALQQQQQQQFQQQQAALQQQQQQQQQQQQQFQAQQNAMQQQFQAVVQQQHLQQQQQQHLIKLHHQSQQQQIQQQQLQRMAQLQLQQQQQQQQQALQAQPPMQQPPMQQPPPPPSQALPQQLQQMHHPQHHQPPPQAQQSPVAQNQPPQLPPQSQSQPLVSQAQALPGPMLYAAQQQLKFVRAPMVVQQPQVQPQVQQVQPQVQQQAAVQTAQAAQMVAPGVQVSQSSLTMLSSPSPGQQVQTPQSMPPPPQPSPQPGSQPNSNVSSGPAPSPSSFLPSPSPQPSQSPVTARTPQNFSVPSPGPLNTPVNPSSVMSPAGSSQAEEQQYLDKLKQLSKYIEPLRRMINKIDKNEDRKKDLSKMKSLLDILTDPSKRCPLKTLQKCEIALEKLKNDMAVPTPPPPPVLPTKQQDLCQPLLDAVLANIRSPVFNHSLYRTFVPAMMAIHGPPIVSPVVCSRKRRFEEDERQSIPNVLQGEVARLDPKFLVNLDPSHCSNNGTVHLICKLDDKDLPSVPPLEISVPADYPAQSPMWIDHQWQYDANPFLQSVHQCMTSRLLQLPDKHSVTALLNTWAQSIHQACLSAA from the exons GACGAATACCTTTCCCTTGTGGCCCGACTCATTATCCATTTTCGAGATATTC ATAACAAGAAATCACAAGCTTCTGTCAGTG ACCCCATGAATGCTCTGCAGAGCCTTACTGGTGGACCCACTCCAGGAGCAGCTGGGATTGGCATGCCTCCTCGGGGCCCAGGACAGTCCCTAGGTGGAATGGGTGGCCTTGGTGCCATGGGACAGCCAATGCCCATTTCTGGGCAGCCACCCCCTGGAACCTCTGGGATGGCCCCTCATGGCATGGCTGTGGTGTCTACAGCAACTCCACAGA CTCAGCTGCAGCTCCAGCAAGTGGcattgcagcagcagcagcagcagcagttccAGCAACAGCAGGCAGCactgcaacagcagcagcagcagcaacagcaacagcaacagcagttCCAGGCACAACAGAATGCCATGCAGCAGCAGTTCCAAGCAGTAGTACAGCAGCAGCacctccagcagcagcagcagcagcacctgaTTAAGTTACACCACCAAAGCCAGCAACAGCAG ATACAACAGCAGCAACTGCAGAGGATGGCGCAATTGCAgctgcagcagcaacagcagcaacagcagcaagcTTTGCAGGCCCAGCCACCAATGCAGCAGCCACCAATGCAGCAGCCACCGCCTCCCCCTTCTCAGGCCCTGCCCCAGCAGCTGCAGCAGATGCATCATCCACAGCATCACCAGCCACCACCTCAGGCCCAGCAATCACCAGTTGCTCAGAACCAACCACCACAACTCCCACCACAGTCACAAAGCCAGCCTTTGGTGTCACAGGCACAAGCCCTCCCTGGACCAATGCTGTATGCTGCCCAACAGCAGCTGAAATTT GTCCGTGCTCCGATGGTGGTCCAGCAGCCGCAGGTGCAACCCCAGGTGCAGCAGGTACAGCCCCAGGTGCAGCAGCAGGCGGCAGTGCAGACAGCACAGGCTGCCCAGATGGTAGCTCCCGGCGTCCAG gtcagccaaagcaGCCTCACCATGCTGTCTTCACCATCACCGGGCCAGCAGGTGCAGACCCCACAGTCgatgccccctcccccacagccaTCCCCACAACCTGGCTCACAACCCAACTCCAATGTCAG CTCCGGCCCCGCCCCATCCCCCAGCAGCTTCCTGCCTAGTCCCTCACCGCAGCCTTCTCAGAGCCCAGTGACAGCACGTACCCCGCAGAATTTCAGTGTCCCCTCTCCTGGACCTTTAAACACCCCTG TAAACCCCAGCTCTGTCATGAGCCCAGCTGGCTCCAGCCAGGCGGAAGAGCAGCAGTACCTGGATAAGCTGAAGCAGTTGTCCAAGTACATCGAGCCCCTGAGACGCATGATCAACAAGATCGACAAGAATGAAG ACAGAAAAAAGGACCTGAGTAAGATGAAGAGCCTGCTGGACATCCTCACTGACCCCTCTAAGCG GTGTCCCCTGAAAACCCTGCAGAAGTGTGAGATTGCCCTGGAGAAACTCAAGAATGACATGGCAGTG cccacacccccaccaccaccagttcTCCCAACCAAACAGCAGGACTTGTGCCAGCCACTCCTAGATGCAGTCCTGGCTAACATCCGTTCGCCTGTCTTCAACCATTCCCTGTACCGCACATTCGTGCCAGCTATGATGGCCATCCATGGCCCACCTATCGT GTCCCCAGTGGTGTGTTCCCGGAAGCGCAGGTTTGAGGAGGATGAGCGGCAGAGCATTCCCAATGTGCTGCAAGGTGAAGTAGCCAGGTTGGACCCCAAGTTCCTGGTGAACTTGGACCCTTCTCACTGTAGCAACAACGGCACTGTCCACCTGATCTGCAAGCTGG ATGACAAGGACCTCCCTAGTGTGCCACCACTGGAGATCAGTGTGCCTGCTGACTACCCTGCTCAGAGCCCAATGTGGATCGACCATCAGTGGCAGTACG ATGCCAACCCCTTTCTGCAGTCAGTGCACCAGTGCATGACCTCCAGGCTGCTGCAGCTCCCTGACAAGCACTCAGTCACAGCCCTGCTCAACACCTGGGCCCAGAGCATCCACCAGGCCTGCCTCTCAGCCGCCTAG
- the Med15 gene encoding mediator of RNA polymerase II transcription subunit 15 isoform X5 produces the protein MNALQSLTGGPTPGAAGIGMPPRGPGQSLGGMGGLGAMGQPMPISGQPPPGTSGMAPHGMAVVSTATPQTQLQLQQVALQQQQQQQFQQQQAALQQQQQQQQQQQQQFQAQQNAMQQQFQAVVQQQHLQQQQQQHLIKLHHQSQQQQIQQQQLQRMAQLQLQQQQQQQQQALQAQPPMQQPPMQQPPPPPSQALPQQLQQMHHPQHHQPPPQAQQSPVAQNQPPQLPPQSQSQPLVSQAQALPGPMLYAAQQQLKFVRAPMVVQQPQVQPQVQQVQPQVQQQAAVQTAQAAQMVAPGVQMIAEALAQGGMHVRARFPPTSTMSAGPSSSISLGGQPTAQVSQSSLTMLSSPSPGQQVQTPQSMPPPPQPSPQPGSQPNSNVSSGPAPSPSSFLPSPSPQPSQSPVTARTPQNFSVPSPGPLNTPVNPSSVMSPAGSSQAEEQQYLDKLKQLSKYIEPLRRMINKIDKNEDRKKDLSKMKSLLDILTDPSKRCPLKTLQKCEIALEKLKNDMAVPTPPPPPVLPTKQQDLCQPLLDAVLANIRSPVFNHSLYRTFVPAMMAIHGPPIVSPVVCSRKRRFEEDERQSIPNVLQGEVARLDPKFLVNLDPSHCSNNGTVHLICKLDDKDLPSVPPLEISVPADYPAQSPMWIDHQWQYDANPFLQSVHQCMTSRLLQLPDKHSVTALLNTWAQSIHQACLSAA, from the exons ATGAATGCTCTGCAGAGCCTTACTGGTGGACCCACTCCAGGAGCAGCTGGGATTGGCATGCCTCCTCGGGGCCCAGGACAGTCCCTAGGTGGAATGGGTGGCCTTGGTGCCATGGGACAGCCAATGCCCATTTCTGGGCAGCCACCCCCTGGAACCTCTGGGATGGCCCCTCATGGCATGGCTGTGGTGTCTACAGCAACTCCACAGA CTCAGCTGCAGCTCCAGCAAGTGGcattgcagcagcagcagcagcagcagttccAGCAACAGCAGGCAGCactgcaacagcagcagcagcagcaacagcaacagcaacagcagttCCAGGCACAACAGAATGCCATGCAGCAGCAGTTCCAAGCAGTAGTACAGCAGCAGCacctccagcagcagcagcagcagcacctgaTTAAGTTACACCACCAAAGCCAGCAACAGCAG ATACAACAGCAGCAACTGCAGAGGATGGCGCAATTGCAgctgcagcagcaacagcagcaacagcagcaagcTTTGCAGGCCCAGCCACCAATGCAGCAGCCACCAATGCAGCAGCCACCGCCTCCCCCTTCTCAGGCCCTGCCCCAGCAGCTGCAGCAGATGCATCATCCACAGCATCACCAGCCACCACCTCAGGCCCAGCAATCACCAGTTGCTCAGAACCAACCACCACAACTCCCACCACAGTCACAAAGCCAGCCTTTGGTGTCACAGGCACAAGCCCTCCCTGGACCAATGCTGTATGCTGCCCAACAGCAGCTGAAATTT GTCCGTGCTCCGATGGTGGTCCAGCAGCCGCAGGTGCAACCCCAGGTGCAGCAGGTACAGCCCCAGGTGCAGCAGCAGGCGGCAGTGCAGACAGCACAGGCTGCCCAGATGGTAGCTCCCGGCGTCCAG ATGATTGCTGAAGCCTTGGCCCAAGGCGGGATGCACGTAAGAGCCCGGTTCCCGCCCACCTCCACCATGTCTGCTGGCCCATCAAGCTCCATCTCTTTGGGCGGACAGCCCACAGCACAG gtcagccaaagcaGCCTCACCATGCTGTCTTCACCATCACCGGGCCAGCAGGTGCAGACCCCACAGTCgatgccccctcccccacagccaTCCCCACAACCTGGCTCACAACCCAACTCCAATGTCAG CTCCGGCCCCGCCCCATCCCCCAGCAGCTTCCTGCCTAGTCCCTCACCGCAGCCTTCTCAGAGCCCAGTGACAGCACGTACCCCGCAGAATTTCAGTGTCCCCTCTCCTGGACCTTTAAACACCCCTG TAAACCCCAGCTCTGTCATGAGCCCAGCTGGCTCCAGCCAGGCGGAAGAGCAGCAGTACCTGGATAAGCTGAAGCAGTTGTCCAAGTACATCGAGCCCCTGAGACGCATGATCAACAAGATCGACAAGAATGAAG ACAGAAAAAAGGACCTGAGTAAGATGAAGAGCCTGCTGGACATCCTCACTGACCCCTCTAAGCG GTGTCCCCTGAAAACCCTGCAGAAGTGTGAGATTGCCCTGGAGAAACTCAAGAATGACATGGCAGTG cccacacccccaccaccaccagttcTCCCAACCAAACAGCAGGACTTGTGCCAGCCACTCCTAGATGCAGTCCTGGCTAACATCCGTTCGCCTGTCTTCAACCATTCCCTGTACCGCACATTCGTGCCAGCTATGATGGCCATCCATGGCCCACCTATCGT GTCCCCAGTGGTGTGTTCCCGGAAGCGCAGGTTTGAGGAGGATGAGCGGCAGAGCATTCCCAATGTGCTGCAAGGTGAAGTAGCCAGGTTGGACCCCAAGTTCCTGGTGAACTTGGACCCTTCTCACTGTAGCAACAACGGCACTGTCCACCTGATCTGCAAGCTGG ATGACAAGGACCTCCCTAGTGTGCCACCACTGGAGATCAGTGTGCCTGCTGACTACCCTGCTCAGAGCCCAATGTGGATCGACCATCAGTGGCAGTACG ATGCCAACCCCTTTCTGCAGTCAGTGCACCAGTGCATGACCTCCAGGCTGCTGCAGCTCCCTGACAAGCACTCAGTCACAGCCCTGCTCAACACCTGGGCCCAGAGCATCCACCAGGCCTGCCTCTCAGCCGCCTAG